ctccatccttaaggctcctatcaatcaatatgcctacaccattcctacccggagttgctcccgtgtaccaaagcttgaagccagtatcctcaacctccttcgtcttctggcccttccatttagtctcttgaacgcatagaatatttacacgcctcctaattgctacatcaactagctctcgcaacttacccgttagggaccctacgttccagctacctatacgaaacctagttggctcggctagcttccttacccttcgcacccgtcgagggaagtgcgaagacccttgctcatttttcactacaccccggcgtagatgtagcgcgccattcaggtgacgacccgacccttgctcacttatcatcgtacccaggtcatgatacgacgcgcccttggggggatggcgacccggcccttgcccatttatcaccacacccgggttccgatgtagcgcgtcgctaagagggttacgccccaacgagtttcttgtagGTTTcatatccattagagtggcattttttatgctggtttgccaaaacctaacgcaaccctcctcctttacccgggcttgggaccggctatgttgagacgactcaggagagagagtcttccagtcagcataggcggagttcATAAACAATTGCTATACATTTGAATATTAGCTCACAAGTGGGTTTCATATAACCGAATTAATAAAAATATCAAAGTCTATTTGAGGTGTGTTTTTTTTCTACTTCGTGAACAGGAGAAATGTGTTCTTTCCCCCTTAAAAACTGTTGCGTTCCATTTCTCGAGGTCCACCATACTACAAATAGGCTAAAAGAAGCACGCTGATTATATATGTGTTGTCACCTAAACTTACCATCTTAAGTTTAACATTGGCTCAACAAAGACAATAAATTCAAATAACGGGCAACATTTTGCAATGAGGATTGGATGACTGCAACTACTGTACCTTATTAACGCGCTAACTTACACATAAGCAAATTTGGTTGTTTATTTTGTTGCTGTATATTAGAGACTAGATTGACATCACCTTATTTAAACTTGTACTCTCTCTGTAtaggaaaaaaaatatcatTTTGGACAAAATTAAAGTTAAACATTggaaatataaatcatgaataatttttaatttattgagtttgaaaaagtaAAAGCCATATGAATAGGTTAGTTTTTAAAAGAACTTTCAAAAATATACATATACCacttttcaaaaaatatttttataaaaataagcagTCAAAAGTTATGCTTTGGAAATCATGTTACTATCTTAAATGTCTTCTAGTTCCTATACAAAGGGAGTAAATTGTAGCAATTCCCAAGTGGCAATACACAACAAGAAACTCTTTTTTTCTATCATGCGAAACGTGGTAGGATATGCGCATGTAACCATTTTGTGTGGTGTTTGCTTCTGTTCCAGATATTTGAAATTTGACATTAAATAAGGCGGTAATTTAGGGTTCAAAAGGGTACACTATCTCCTCCCTTCGCAAGACGTTTCATTTAAAACCAACTGCTTCGCGTTTAGGCTTTCACGCTCGGTTTCGAGAGACATATGTTACTCGAACTAGACAAGTCAAACCGTGAAGAAAACGAAGAGCCAATACGACCCCTTTTATATAAGCTTCGGTTAACCCCGTGCTAACCATGATCGCTTTCCCAAATCACCCCTCTCCCGGCGTATTGAAAACCCACGCCATTAAAAAACGCAGCCCACCATTACGGTGCCGACTCGGGCACGCAACTCCGCCGATCTCCTCCCACCCCcaaatcccccctcccccgccccgcctcgccggaaCCCTAGCCCCCGGCCGCCCCCACCCCCTCCCTCCGCCGGATCCCCCGATCGCCCGGCGCGATGGACTCCGACGTCGAGATGAACGCCGCCAGCGACGAGGAGGTGATGGACGACGAGGACTACTACGACTACGACTACTGCTACAGCGATGCGGGCGAcgacgggagcggcggcggtgacagCGAAGGGGAGCTGGTGGCCGGGGACTACGACGAGGGCCTCGAGGCCGAGGGGACCGACGAGGTGGTCTCCAGGCGGGAGCAGGTGAGGCGATGTTCGGATGTGTTTGAATAGACTGGAAAACCGGCGTGCTCGTGTGAAATGCTCTGGTTTTTTTAGTTGTTGGGTAGGTGATTCGCCAGTGAGCTGAGGCTTTTGGTGATATTTTCTGATACTGAAGCGCTGGAGTGGTAGCTGGTTAGATCGATTCATCATTAGAGTGAAGTGTTACAGGATCGACGTCTAATTGATGTTTATGTCAGTGCTGTGTGGCTGGTAGAATGATGATGCTTCTCTATATGTGCTAAAAACATCTATCTGTGTGTTGAAATTGAGCTTAAAGCAGCGTCCAGATAGGTTGCTAGCTACTACCTCGCTCCTAGATGGATGATTTGCCGCCTCAGTATCAGTGTATCACACTTGGGCTCATCTCTGCTTATGTTGGTTTACTTTTGTACCCATAATATTGTTTCATGGGATTCTCTTGAGTTTCGCTAAAAGAGGGTTTTTGTTTGCTATGAACAGACCTTCGCGGTTTTAAGCGAAGAAGATATCTCTGAACGTCAAGAAGAAGATATAAGCAAAGTATCTGCTGTGTTATCGATTAACCGGGAAGCGGCATGTGTTCTGCTTCATCATTATAAATGGTGAGTTTGCTATGCTAGTTCTCCACCAAATTTCATTTCTGAAGCCAGTAAACCCCTAAAAACATTTGTAATGGCGTTTATCCACATTATACAGTATTCTAGTAATATACAAGCTACTCAAACCAAGTTGTACTCGATGTCTATCTCTTTGAACAAGAGTATCATACAGCTGATGGTGTGGGTTGTTTCTTATTTGTAACCACTTCCCAGGAGCTTGCTGCCTCCCCCCCCTCCTTTTTAATGTTGAAAATTGCATCTATGAAGCATAAGATAGAACCTGTAAATAGTCCCTCAAATAATCTCTCGAATGGGCATCGGATGTACTGTATGCTAATCGTAGCagtggttttctatttttccatAGACTTGCATTTGTACATGAGACTCCAAAATTGAAAACTGCTATCTTTGCAAATCTGAGCCTAGTAATTTCCCTTTTGGTCCCTGGGCTTCACAAAAGCCAATGCACATGgacaatgaaaaataaaatctgATCTAGAAGCAATGCACTGACATTTTCGTATTGCCAAATTGTGTGGAAGTGGAACTAATGCCATACATTTGCGTTCTGTATTCACTATGCAGGAACATCAGCAAGTTGAGTGATGAATGGTttgccgatgaagaagaagtCCGCCATACTGTTGGCTTACTTTTGAATGGAAATGACCGTCCTCGCTTGAGGAAGGCAAGCTTTATTTATTTGTATTAGTTATGATTTTTCGCCCATCAAATCAGCGTGTCTGATCTGATAGAGCCTTTGGCCCTGACATATGTTCATCATTTCTTAATCTCTAACATCTCTTTTCGTTGCAGCTAACTTGTGGAATATGTTTTGAAGGGTATTCTTCTGATATGATGAGCTCTGCTGGTTGTGCTCATTTTTATTGCCATGAATGTTGGGAaggtctctctctccctttctctccTTTGTCTCTATGGTTGCATGTTTAGGCATGTTTTGTGATCCTTCTGTTGTAAGGAGTAGACTAGAGAATTATTGTAGAGTATTATGCATACATTGAATAATGATATTCAATCGGAGCATGTCTAGTTTTGTTTATTAGTTCATCATATTACATATTATTTTTACTTCAATGTAATTCTCTCCTTCATCCTAAGAAAGGAAATTTCTGATGGCTCAAGTCAAATTTTGTAGGCTATATTAGTGCTGCAATTAGTGGTGGTCCAGGATGCTTAACGTTGCGGTGTCCTGATCCATCATGTGGTTCTATGGTTCTTCAAGGGATGGTTAATAAATTAGCCAAAGATGAGGATAAAGAAAAATATGCACGATTTCTCTTACGTGCATATGTCGAAGGTAGCAAGAAGGTAATAAGTTTGAACAAGCTGACTGATTCTGCAAACTACGTGGTTCCTTTTGTTTTATATCATGTACTTTTTTTCTTCTGTAAACTCATTTATTACATTTATCATTTCATGCAGACTAAATGGTGTCCGGCTCCTGACTGTACATGTGCAGTGGAGTTTCTTGGTGACGAGAACTATGATGTCTTATGCAATTGCAAGTTCAATTTTTGCTGGAATGTATGCTGGTTCCATTCTCCTAATGACTCAGCTTTCATTTTCATGGGTCCTAGTGATTAAGTATGTAAGGCTTTATCAATATTCATTACCGTTTGCAGTGCACCGAGGAAGCTCATCGACCAGTGAATTGTGAGACTGTATCTAAGTGGATATTGAAGAACAGCGCAGAATCTGAAAATATGAACTGGTTTGTCACAAGCTCAATACTGTAGTACTTTATGCATTTTTCAAGTTCTGTTTTCAATGTCACCATGTTTTAGTTCAGACAGGACAGGACTTCCATGATTGTGTTTTGAACAATGCAATCTATTATGATTCTCCTCCACCCCCTGATTATTTGTTTTGTAACATTCCATGTTTTGGTTCAGACTGAGCATAATGCTAAGTAGTTCCAGTATGTGGTTGGAGCGTGATGTCCTATTTCTTTGCCAACCTTTTAGCAATTTAACTGTGAgatggtgaataatcatgcttaagtTTAGTTGTACACTTGTACTGCACATGTTTTGGGCAAAATCATTACGAGTGATTTAAGGTGACTTAGAAATGGGTGGGGAAGCGATGCCCGATATTTCTGTGAGGTTAAGTCATGTCTTTTCAACTCTGGAAAATGTGCTAGCAATTTTAATACAGTTTTAGGATagccttttttttgtttcttctccaGCCTACCCCGACATGCTTGGGATTAAAATGCTTTGCTGTTACAGTTGTAATTTAGGATGCCTAGTTTGCTTTGAGGTGGACTCTGAATACTTTGGGATTAATTCATTTTACATTTGTTTGTCTTGCTTTCTGAAAAATTAATGTACTAGGCACAAGCTGACGACTCTGATTACCAGAACCTGGCAATGCCAGCACATAGTAATAACATTTACATGACGTTCAGATACTGTGTCAATATCATGTTTAGCTGATAATTGTGTTCCTTATGGCAAGTTGCATGAAAAGGTTTATCATGTTATGTTCAATCATTTCAGGATACTGGCTAATTCTAAGCCTTGTCCAAAATGCAAACGGCCAATAGAGAAAAACCAGGGATGCATGCATATGACTTGCACCCCTCCTTGCAAATTCGAGTTCTGCTGGTATAGTTCCTTCCACTGCTTTAAAGATTTACAGTACACATGTCATGTTTTAGCTTCTTTCGTCTGAGGTTCTTTGTATTTTAGGTTATGCCTGGGTGCATGGTCAGATCATGGAGAGAGAACTGGTGGCTTTTATGCTTGCAATCGTTACGAATCAGCAAAGAAAGAGGGAGTTGTATGTCTTCTTATCATGCATTttatagaaactattttgtaaaattctagcccttgtttagatgctttcaaaattccaaaactttacaagattccccatcacatcgaatctttgaacgcatgcatgaagtattaaatgtagctaaacaaaataactaattatacagtttgtctataatttgcgagatgaatcttttaagcctagttaacccatggcgggacaataattaccaaatacaaacgaaagtgctacaatgtTTTACAGCCAAAACTTTAGATTGTAGGATTATTATAGTATTTCTGCGACTGCTGCTGCAGTGGGATTAAAGTGTGTCAGTTTGATTGTAGGAGAATAGCAGCTCATCTTATTTGGGATGCTGTTATGTTTTTCTGTGGTTCTGAATGCACTGCTCTGTTCTTCTCCATGGATATTTTGTTCTGAACTTAATTACTTATTTTGCAGTATGATGAGACTGAAGCAAGGAGGGAAAGAGCTAAAAACTCTCTTGAGCGATATATGCATTACTATGAGCGCTGGGCATCCAATCAGACAGTATGTTCATATACCCAAGTGTACATTGAATATATTTGTTTTCTGCTCGTGCTGTAATGCTATAAACATTATCGCTTATCTTGTGATGCTATTACTCTATCACGTAAGCTATAGTTCTTAAgagttgctcaaaaaaaaaaagctatagTTCTTAGAGGACTACTATTTGGTAATATTGTGTTGGCTGTGCTTAGAAGAATAATGTCTTAACCAAATATGTTTTGTCAACCATATACCATCCAGGTCTAGCATTGTTTTGAGGTCCATGATTATGTTTGAGACTCGGTTTCATGACGATTGTCTCAGTCAAAATGATTTCTCACCTTTTGATGTGTATGCATAATATCTAATTATTTCATGGCTACCAAGAAGTTAAAGCAGTCAAAATACATATTTTTACACCTGATGTACGTTGTTCTAGATACCTGGTGCATGTTAGTGCTCAGCATTCAGATGCTTTCGTATTTCTTAATGTATATTTGAAACTATCAACTGTAATTCCTGTTCTGATGTGATGTTTGCCTTCATTGACAGTCGAGGCAGAAGGCCCAAGCGGATCTGCACAAAGCGGAAAAGGAACAAgtaagaaaataaataatattattaTGGCCTTGAGGGCTCTTGAAGTGTTCCATGTAGAATTAATCTGCTTGTATTGAGTGGTTTCTAATGTTCTTCTGCCCTCTACTATCTATATTGCAGTCTTGAGCCTGATTTCCTTCCATTATAGACTAACCGTATGCTTTTTCACTATTCCTCTGTCTCA
The Panicum virgatum strain AP13 chromosome 6N, P.virgatum_v5, whole genome shotgun sequence genome window above contains:
- the LOC120679376 gene encoding probable E3 ubiquitin-protein ligase ARI8, with amino-acid sequence MDSDVEMNAASDEEVMDDEDYYDYDYCYSDAGDDGSGGGDSEGELVAGDYDEGLEAEGTDEVVSRREQTFAVLSEEDISERQEEDISKVSAVLSINREAACVLLHHYKWNISKLSDEWFADEEEVRHTVGLLLNGNDRPRLRKLTCGICFEGYSSDMMSSAGCAHFYCHECWEGYISAAISGGPGCLTLRCPDPSCGSMVLQGMVNKLAKDEDKEKYARFLLRAYVEGSKKTKWCPAPDCTCAVEFLGDENYDVLCNCKFNFCWNCTEEAHRPVNCETVSKWILKNSAESENMNWILANSKPCPKCKRPIEKNQGCMHMTCTPPCKFEFCWLCLGAWSDHGERTGGFYACNRYESAKKEGVYDETEARRERAKNSLERYMHYYERWASNQTSRQKAQADLHKAEKEQLAKLTDIFGIPETQLKFIIEAWSQIIECRRVLKWTYAYGYYLDDKVKSEFFEYLQGEAESGLERLHQCAEKDLQAFLPSLKPDSNETMTPSVAEFGDFRVKLAGLTSVTRNYFENLVRALEAGLEDVRAAGQAGATSSTATSSKKGVTKSKKKQHSKPSSDHTDDSWPCERCTYLNLPSVDACSVCEKSRY